One Solanum lycopersicum chromosome 4, SLM_r2.1 DNA window includes the following coding sequences:
- the LOC101263207 gene encoding uncharacterized protein isoform X1 produces MDPRKHSQIVVLSTVDNRKMEAPQSLIGKLYTSYSDGLHFAKPISTLRTNEFDLVRNVLQILQGFSSTMLYWDELGHHFRVRSGIYVSHLSHTSLYHVLNQFTYAATCLKMVESRIQEVEKSVPPLPPTLRAFCCSISTWLTWLRNGALKEEMKVVDSCSLTTPTLLGLSSSLSSLCAGAEFLFQVVQEAIPQDSPISATAIAVHILNYLHKKLTEVCLVQGGEEDAYRMILHAFVSTLLPYIEGLDSWLYEGILDDPFEEMFFHANKRIAVVESEFWEKSYLLRSAKMDTGRVTDSLLSIKRTDDVSRKEPNDVSGLAKERGANGRDLDVCPLFMKEIARDIISAGKSLQLVQHTRMTSSVSASGRIAGLSLSEIFCVTLSALIGYGDHVSEYFLKEKKIVPLVKSFTGRQKEERSNQSFQEMTCSDKEWCKFLVDTMVQKGKANLISCHALGEEVDSFVVEGDKLALDRNDILSLGFRPENPAITTSQNFLHANRDAWGPLNLSREFYLPPLNDEGLRQAIFDGSAGSFVATKSTNYTFGFQFGESERDRLKEDVTFLEEFFPFPTLLPPFQEDDHVSEVFPFQENSTLASRTLNWIGRVEPRNTPLPTVILQECLIVFIKKQADCIGRNILSKLLSEWRLLEELEVLRAIYLLGSGDLLQHFLTVVFNKLDKGESLDDDFELNTTLQESIRYSADAALLSTPDSLVVSVTRNNATIEDDQRGMPLLTSTPRKSRGQNFGIDGLDSLMFTYKVPWPLELIANTEAIKKYNQVMRFLLKVRRAKFVLDKARRWMWKDRSSASINRKHHWLLEQKLLHFVDAFHHYVMDRVYHSAWGELCEGLAAARSLDEVIEIHEAYLMSIQRHCFAVPEKLWALIASRINSILGLALDFYSVQQTLSSGGAVSAIKARCEMEINRIEKQFDDCIAFLMRILSFKLNVGQFPHLADLVTRINYNHFYMSHNGSLINAPGSNTVPSKSGKLFAGQRD; encoded by the exons ATGGATCCACGAAAACATTCACAAATTGTAGTGTTATCAACTGTAGACAACAGAAAAATGGAAGCTCCCCAGAGTTTAATCGGAAAATTATACACTTCATATTCCGACGGGTTACACTTTGCGAAGCCAATTTCAACCTTACGAACTAACGAATTTGATTTA GTGCGAAATGTGCTGCAAATATTACAAGGGTTTTCGAGTACAATGTTGTATTGGGATGAATTAGGGCATCATTTTCGTGTTCGGAGTGGGATATATGTTAGTCATCTTTCGCATACTAGTCTATATCATGTTCTCAATCAGTTTACCTATGCGGCAACATGTTTAAAGATGGTTGAAAGTAGAATTCAGGAGGTTGAGAAATCTGTGCCTCCTCTACCACCTACTTTGAGGGCATTTTGTTGCTCTATCTCCACTTGGCTAACA TGGTTGCGAAATGGTGCGTTGAAAGAGGAGATGAAGGTGGTCGACTCATGTAGTTTAACTACTCCAACCCTCTTGGGATTGTCAAGTTCTTTATCAAG TTTGTGTGCAGGAGCCGAGTTTTTGTTTCAAGTAGTGCAAGAAGCCATTCCACAAGATTCGCCTATCTCTGCCACAGCTATTGCTGTGcatattcttaattatttacaTAAGAAGCTGACTGAAGTTTGTCTTGTGCAAGGTGGCGAG GAGGATGCTTACAGGATGATATTACATGCATTTGTTAGCACTCTTTTGCCATACATTGAGGGCCTTGATTCATGGCTTTATGAAGGAATTCTGGACGACCCCTTTGAGGAG ATGTTCTTTCATGCTAACAAACGAATTGCAGTTGTGGAGTCTGAGTTTTGGGAGAAGAGCTATCTGCTGAGATCTGCAAAAATGGATACTGGTCGTGTCACTGATTCTTTGCTTTCAATAAAACGGACAGACGACGTGAGTAGAAAAGAGCCTAATGATGTGTCTGGTTTGGCCAAAGAAAGAGGGGCAAATGGGAGAGATTTAGATGTGTGTCCTCTGTTTATGAAAGAGATAGCCAGGGATATTATCTCTGCTGGAAAGTCATTGCAGCTTGTACAACATACTCGTATGACATCCTCAGTATCTGCCAGTGGCCGTATTGCTGGGTTAAGCTTGTCAGAGATCTTTTGTGTCACCTTATCAGCTCTTATTGGCTATGGGGATCACGTATCTGAATACTTTTTGAAGGAGAAGAAAATTGTTCCATTAGTTAAATCATTTACTGGAAggcaaaaagaagaaagaagtaaCCAGAGCTTCCAAGAGATGACATGCTCAGATAAAGAATGGTGTAAGTTCTTGGTTGATACCATGGTTCAGAAAGGAAAAGCTAATCTCATATCATGTCATGCTCTTGGAGAGGAAGTGGATAGCTTTGTTGTAGAAGGAGATAAGCTAGCTTTAGATAGAAATGATATTCTATCCTTAGGATTCCGTCCTGAAAATCCAGCTATAACTACTAGCCAAAATTTTCTTCATGCTAATAGGGATGCTTGGGGTCCATTGAATTTATCTAGAGAGTTTTACCTTCCCCCTCTTAATGATGAGGGATTAAGGCAGGCAATATTCGATGGAAGTGCTGGATCATTTGTGGCAACCAAAAGTACAAACTATACCTTCGGTTTTCAGTTTGGTGAATCTGAACGTGATCGATTAAAAGAAGATGTCACTTTTCTGGAGGAGTTTTTCCCCTTTCCAACTCTTCTTCCTCCTTTTCAG GAGGATGATCATGTGTCGGAGGTGTTTCCTTTTCAGGAAAATAGCACACTCGCTTCAAGGACCTTAAACTGGATTGGGAGGGTCGAACCAAGGAATACTCCGTTGCCTACGGTTATTCTTCAAGAATGCCTTATTGTCTTCATAAAGAAACAG GCTGATTGTATTGGCAGGAATATTTTGTCAAAATTACTGTCTGAGTGGAGACTGCTAGAAGAGCTGGAAGTGCTGCGTGCTATATACTTGTTAGGCTCAG GTGATCTACTGCAGCACTTCTTGACAGTGGTCTTCAATAAACTAGACAAAGGAGAAAGCCTGGATGATGATTTTGAATTAAATACAACACTGCAG GAATCAATCCGATACTCTGCTGATGCCGCACTATTAAGCACGCCCGATTCATTAGTTGTATCTGTAACAAGAAATAATGCCACTATTGAGGATGATCAGCGTGGTATGCCTCTTCTAACTTCGACACCTCGCAAGAGTCGAGGGCAAAACTTTGGCATTGATGGTCTGGATTCACTCATGTTTACATACAAG GTTCCTTGGCCCCTTGAGCTTATTGCTAATACAGAAGCAATAAAGAAGTATAATCAG GTTATGAGGTTCTTACTGAAGGTCAGACGTGCAAAATTTGTTCTTGATAAAGCTCGGAGGTGGATGTGGAAG GACAGAAGTTCAGCATCTATTAACCGCAAACATCATTGGTTACTGGAACAAAAACTGCTACATTTTGTGGATGCCTTCCACCACTATGTGATGGACAGG GTGTATCACAGTGCATGGGGTGAACTCTGTGAAGGTTTGGCTGCAGCAAGATCATTGGATGAAGTCATCGAAATACACGAGGCTTACTTAATGTCAATCCAAAGGCACTGCTTTGCTGTTCCAGAAAAACTG TGGGCATTGATTGCTAGCCGTATCAACAGTATTCTTGGATTAGCTCTCGATTTCTATTCAGTACAGCAGACTCTTAGCAGTGGAGGAGCTGTTTCTGCAATCAAGGCAAGGTGTGAAATGGAAATCAATAGGATTGAGAAACAGTTTGATGACTGCATAGCTTTCCTCATGAGG ATTCTATCTTTCAAGCTCAACGTGGGACAGTTTCCACATTTGGCAGATCTGGTTACCAGAATCAATTACAACCATTTCTATATGTCACACAATGGAAGTTTGATAAATGCACCTGGCTCTAATACTGTTCCTTCCAAATCAGGGAAGTTGTTTGCAGGCCAAAGAGATTGA
- the LOC101263021 gene encoding serpin-Z2B-like, with amino-acid sequence MTAVGATGDTLDQMLRFLGVRDINDLNSKFLNMIHVIESSSNGGPDLSFLNGMWVAHTHEIRDSFKHLANTLYKIQPKIVDFKLREEVAEDVNIWAESASRGLIKDILKPKYITDDTTVLLANALYFKGRWDFDEERTIDRDFYLLNGDMISVPFITGCEHFTYGSFEGYQVAKIPYEIGKNGVNKDYSMFIFLPNEKNGLLNLLEKVNSDPKFFTQKFNLWSESLDAFYIPKFKFTYTAMKQVIRTMRETGLTLPFDKHCMELTEIVKPEGPFFVNRIIQKAFIEVNEKGTEAAVVTVVSDDDMGCSLYEAPSPRFVADHPFLFMVREEASRLVLFTGAVLNPSIDHSDANSSSDSDDC; translated from the exons ATGACGGCCGTCGGAGCAACGGGAGATACATTGGATCAGATGCTTCGATTTCTCGGTGTTCGTGACATTAACGATTTGAACTCCAAGTTTTTAAATATGATTCATGTTATTGAGAGCAGTAGTAATGGTGGCCCTGATTTGAGTTTTCTTAATGGAATGTGGGTTGCTCATACTCATGAAATCAGAGACTCTTTCAAACATTTAGCCAACACTCTCTACAAAATTCAGCCTAAAATTGTTGATTTTAAACTCAGG GAAGAGGTAGCAGAAGATGTTAACATCTGGGCAGAGTCTGCATCAAGAGGCCTTATCAAAGATATTCTAAAGCCCAAATACATTACAGATGATACAACGGTTCTTTTGGCGAATGCCCTCTATTTTAAAGGTAGGTGGGATTTTGATGAAGAACGTACCATAGACAGAGACTTTTACCTACTCAACGGTGATATGATTTCAGTTCCCTTTATCACTGGCTGCGAACATTTCACCTATGGATCATTTGAAGGCTATCAAGTTGCTAAAATTCCCTATGAAATTGGAAAAAATGGCGTTAACAAAGATTACTCTATGTTTATCTTCCttccaaatgaaaaaaatggatTGCTTAACTTATTGGAAAAGGTGAACTCTGATCCGAAATTCTTTAcacaaaaattcaatctttgGTCTGAATCACTTGATGCATTCTACATCCCAAAGTTCAAATTCACATACACTGCGATGAAACAAGTTATAAGAACAATGAGGGAAACGGGATTGACTCTTCCTTTTGATAAACACTGCATGGAGCTCACTGAGATTGTGAAACCTGAGGGGCCATTCTTTGTTAACAGGATAATACAAAAGGCATTTATCGAAGTAAACGAGAAGGGTACTGAGGCAGCAGTTGTTACTGTGGTGTCTGATGATGACATGGGATGTTCGTTGTATGAAGCCCCTAGCCCAAGATTTGTAGCAGATCACCCTTTCTTGTTCATGGTGAGGGAAGAGGCTTCAAGATTGGTACTTTTCACTGGAGCTGTACTAAATCCATCAATTGATCATTCAGATGCTAATTCATCAAGTGATTCAGATGATTGTTAA
- the LOC101263207 gene encoding uncharacterized protein isoform X2: MDPRKHSQIVVLSTVDNRKMEAPQSLIGKLYTSYSDGLHFAKPISTLRTNEFDLVRNVLQILQGFSSTMLYWDELGHHFRVRSGIYVSHLSHTSLYHVLNQFTYAATCLKMVESRIQEVEKSVPPLPPTLRAFCCSISTWLTWLRNGALKEEMKVVDSCSLTTPTLLGLSSSLSSLCAGAEFLFQVVQEAIPQDSPISATAIAVHILNYLHKKLTEVCLVQGGEEDAYRMILHAFVSTLLPYIEGLDSWLYEGILDDPFEEMFFHANKRIAVVESEFWEKSYLLRSAKMDTGRVTDSLLSIKRTDDVSRKEPNDVSGLAKERGANGRDLDVCPLFMKEIARDIISAGKSLQLVQHTRMTSSVSASGRIAGLSLSEIFCVTLSALIGYGDHVSEYFLKEKKIVPLVKSFTGRQKEERSNQSFQEMTCSDKEWCKFLVDTMVQKGKANLISCHALGEEVDSFVVEGDKLALDRNDILSLGFRPENPAITTSQNFLHANRDAWGPLNLSREFYLPPLNDEGLRQAIFDGSAGSFVATKSTNYTFGFQFGESERDRLKEDVTFLEEFFPFPTLLPPFQENSTLASRTLNWIGRVEPRNTPLPTVILQECLIVFIKKQADCIGRNILSKLLSEWRLLEELEVLRAIYLLGSGDLLQHFLTVVFNKLDKGESLDDDFELNTTLQESIRYSADAALLSTPDSLVVSVTRNNATIEDDQRGMPLLTSTPRKSRGQNFGIDGLDSLMFTYKVPWPLELIANTEAIKKYNQVMRFLLKVRRAKFVLDKARRWMWKDRSSASINRKHHWLLEQKLLHFVDAFHHYVMDRVYHSAWGELCEGLAAARSLDEVIEIHEAYLMSIQRHCFAVPEKLWALIASRINSILGLALDFYSVQQTLSSGGAVSAIKARCEMEINRIEKQFDDCIAFLMRILSFKLNVGQFPHLADLVTRINYNHFYMSHNGSLINAPGSNTVPSKSGKLFAGQRD, translated from the exons ATGGATCCACGAAAACATTCACAAATTGTAGTGTTATCAACTGTAGACAACAGAAAAATGGAAGCTCCCCAGAGTTTAATCGGAAAATTATACACTTCATATTCCGACGGGTTACACTTTGCGAAGCCAATTTCAACCTTACGAACTAACGAATTTGATTTA GTGCGAAATGTGCTGCAAATATTACAAGGGTTTTCGAGTACAATGTTGTATTGGGATGAATTAGGGCATCATTTTCGTGTTCGGAGTGGGATATATGTTAGTCATCTTTCGCATACTAGTCTATATCATGTTCTCAATCAGTTTACCTATGCGGCAACATGTTTAAAGATGGTTGAAAGTAGAATTCAGGAGGTTGAGAAATCTGTGCCTCCTCTACCACCTACTTTGAGGGCATTTTGTTGCTCTATCTCCACTTGGCTAACA TGGTTGCGAAATGGTGCGTTGAAAGAGGAGATGAAGGTGGTCGACTCATGTAGTTTAACTACTCCAACCCTCTTGGGATTGTCAAGTTCTTTATCAAG TTTGTGTGCAGGAGCCGAGTTTTTGTTTCAAGTAGTGCAAGAAGCCATTCCACAAGATTCGCCTATCTCTGCCACAGCTATTGCTGTGcatattcttaattatttacaTAAGAAGCTGACTGAAGTTTGTCTTGTGCAAGGTGGCGAG GAGGATGCTTACAGGATGATATTACATGCATTTGTTAGCACTCTTTTGCCATACATTGAGGGCCTTGATTCATGGCTTTATGAAGGAATTCTGGACGACCCCTTTGAGGAG ATGTTCTTTCATGCTAACAAACGAATTGCAGTTGTGGAGTCTGAGTTTTGGGAGAAGAGCTATCTGCTGAGATCTGCAAAAATGGATACTGGTCGTGTCACTGATTCTTTGCTTTCAATAAAACGGACAGACGACGTGAGTAGAAAAGAGCCTAATGATGTGTCTGGTTTGGCCAAAGAAAGAGGGGCAAATGGGAGAGATTTAGATGTGTGTCCTCTGTTTATGAAAGAGATAGCCAGGGATATTATCTCTGCTGGAAAGTCATTGCAGCTTGTACAACATACTCGTATGACATCCTCAGTATCTGCCAGTGGCCGTATTGCTGGGTTAAGCTTGTCAGAGATCTTTTGTGTCACCTTATCAGCTCTTATTGGCTATGGGGATCACGTATCTGAATACTTTTTGAAGGAGAAGAAAATTGTTCCATTAGTTAAATCATTTACTGGAAggcaaaaagaagaaagaagtaaCCAGAGCTTCCAAGAGATGACATGCTCAGATAAAGAATGGTGTAAGTTCTTGGTTGATACCATGGTTCAGAAAGGAAAAGCTAATCTCATATCATGTCATGCTCTTGGAGAGGAAGTGGATAGCTTTGTTGTAGAAGGAGATAAGCTAGCTTTAGATAGAAATGATATTCTATCCTTAGGATTCCGTCCTGAAAATCCAGCTATAACTACTAGCCAAAATTTTCTTCATGCTAATAGGGATGCTTGGGGTCCATTGAATTTATCTAGAGAGTTTTACCTTCCCCCTCTTAATGATGAGGGATTAAGGCAGGCAATATTCGATGGAAGTGCTGGATCATTTGTGGCAACCAAAAGTACAAACTATACCTTCGGTTTTCAGTTTGGTGAATCTGAACGTGATCGATTAAAAGAAGATGTCACTTTTCTGGAGGAGTTTTTCCCCTTTCCAACTCTTCTTCCTCCTTTTCAG GAAAATAGCACACTCGCTTCAAGGACCTTAAACTGGATTGGGAGGGTCGAACCAAGGAATACTCCGTTGCCTACGGTTATTCTTCAAGAATGCCTTATTGTCTTCATAAAGAAACAG GCTGATTGTATTGGCAGGAATATTTTGTCAAAATTACTGTCTGAGTGGAGACTGCTAGAAGAGCTGGAAGTGCTGCGTGCTATATACTTGTTAGGCTCAG GTGATCTACTGCAGCACTTCTTGACAGTGGTCTTCAATAAACTAGACAAAGGAGAAAGCCTGGATGATGATTTTGAATTAAATACAACACTGCAG GAATCAATCCGATACTCTGCTGATGCCGCACTATTAAGCACGCCCGATTCATTAGTTGTATCTGTAACAAGAAATAATGCCACTATTGAGGATGATCAGCGTGGTATGCCTCTTCTAACTTCGACACCTCGCAAGAGTCGAGGGCAAAACTTTGGCATTGATGGTCTGGATTCACTCATGTTTACATACAAG GTTCCTTGGCCCCTTGAGCTTATTGCTAATACAGAAGCAATAAAGAAGTATAATCAG GTTATGAGGTTCTTACTGAAGGTCAGACGTGCAAAATTTGTTCTTGATAAAGCTCGGAGGTGGATGTGGAAG GACAGAAGTTCAGCATCTATTAACCGCAAACATCATTGGTTACTGGAACAAAAACTGCTACATTTTGTGGATGCCTTCCACCACTATGTGATGGACAGG GTGTATCACAGTGCATGGGGTGAACTCTGTGAAGGTTTGGCTGCAGCAAGATCATTGGATGAAGTCATCGAAATACACGAGGCTTACTTAATGTCAATCCAAAGGCACTGCTTTGCTGTTCCAGAAAAACTG TGGGCATTGATTGCTAGCCGTATCAACAGTATTCTTGGATTAGCTCTCGATTTCTATTCAGTACAGCAGACTCTTAGCAGTGGAGGAGCTGTTTCTGCAATCAAGGCAAGGTGTGAAATGGAAATCAATAGGATTGAGAAACAGTTTGATGACTGCATAGCTTTCCTCATGAGG ATTCTATCTTTCAAGCTCAACGTGGGACAGTTTCCACATTTGGCAGATCTGGTTACCAGAATCAATTACAACCATTTCTATATGTCACACAATGGAAGTTTGATAAATGCACCTGGCTCTAATACTGTTCCTTCCAAATCAGGGAAGTTGTTTGCAGGCCAAAGAGATTGA